One Halobaculum marinum genomic window carries:
- a CDS encoding ATP-grasp domain-containing protein has protein sequence MDNDTAERTVLIPAGVSAKSLTCVRSLGSKGVRTVVASSDPAVPASASKYCDEHVLTPSPYEDLIAYKETLVALASREAVRAIIPSREVDAFVLSRYREEFAEHVAPLWPTMDTLRKVHDGLLLADVAAAAGVPTPETMLFDDVDDWSRELIIKPRYSVLTSEYVDNLTERDCDGRLSPIHPAPGERPDRAEVLRAMFGHVPVVQSYAPIEHEYSFRALYDEGEPVATSLRRQVRGKSYAGGASVYRELVDIPELADLGSRILDELDWHGLATVQFIERADTGEYEFLEVNPRTWTSIPTDVRAGADYPYFYWQVATGDRDAVDPTHDLGPGTHLLFGEIQYLASVLTAEYPNAPKPAFVDAVREVVGSILARPAFDYLTLDDPNPFVQGAINQLRSGVRS, from the coding sequence ATGGACAACGACACCGCCGAACGAACCGTGTTGATACCGGCGGGTGTCTCCGCAAAGAGTCTCACGTGCGTGCGCTCGCTGGGGTCGAAGGGGGTCCGGACCGTCGTCGCGTCGTCGGATCCGGCCGTCCCGGCGTCCGCGTCAAAGTACTGCGACGAACACGTCCTCACCCCGTCGCCGTACGAGGACTTGATCGCCTACAAGGAGACACTCGTCGCCCTCGCGAGCCGCGAGGCCGTGCGGGCGATAATTCCGAGCAGGGAGGTCGACGCCTTCGTGCTGTCGCGATACCGCGAGGAGTTCGCCGAGCACGTCGCGCCGCTGTGGCCGACGATGGACACGCTCCGGAAGGTCCACGACGGCCTCCTCCTCGCGGACGTCGCGGCGGCGGCCGGCGTTCCGACGCCGGAGACGATGCTGTTCGACGACGTCGACGACTGGTCGCGGGAACTGATCATCAAGCCGCGCTACTCGGTGTTGACGAGCGAGTACGTCGACAACCTCACCGAACGGGACTGCGACGGTCGCCTCTCGCCGATCCACCCGGCGCCCGGGGAACGGCCGGACCGGGCGGAGGTGTTGCGCGCGATGTTCGGGCACGTCCCGGTGGTCCAGTCGTACGCGCCTATCGAACACGAGTACTCCTTCCGCGCGCTGTACGACGAGGGCGAACCGGTCGCGACGAGTCTGCGTCGGCAGGTCCGCGGGAAGAGCTACGCTGGCGGTGCGAGCGTCTACCGCGAACTCGTCGACATCCCCGAACTGGCGGATCTCGGCAGTCGGATCCTCGACGAACTCGACTGGCACGGGCTGGCGACGGTCCAGTTCATCGAGCGCGCCGACACCGGCGAGTACGAGTTCCTCGAGGTCAATCCCCGCACCTGGACGTCGATCCCGACGGACGTTCGCGCCGGGGCCGACTACCCGTACTTCTACTGGCAGGTCGCGACCGGCGACCGCGACGCGGTCGACCCCACCCACGACCTTGGCCCCGGGACGCACCTGCTGTTCGGCGAGATCCAGTATCTCGCAAGCGTCCTGACGGCGGAGTACCCCAACGCACCCAAGCCCGCCTTCGTCGACGCGGTGCGGGAGGTCGTCGGGTCGATCCTCGCTCGCCCCGCGTTCGACTACCTCACGCTCGACGACCCCAATCCCTTCGTGCAGGGGGCGATCAACCAACTGAGGAGCGGGGTGCGGTCGTGA
- a CDS encoding glycoside hydrolase family 16 protein: MNRRQTLGVLGAGAVGLLGIGRAQESERPSEGGPPDPEKWTLAFEDTFDGGTLDTDNWEIGWGWGRNTSISEARIVDENVTVRDGRLVLSGGHDGSEVSTGGVNTKNKVTFGPGSYLEAKIRFADREGFHNAFWSKPNSEAWPPEIDVVEQWHDEDSPAPTRQSHHHLHYPTSAEPGDDDTHENIGVRYEPGDDITENFHVYGAEWRSDHVTHYVDRERVRRWTDETMLESMANGAPFYMMVNLHINSIGSADMDEEWTEVMEVEWVRLWRTTLSQTDRRYFWARSSGEEPAKFAFRTDGGAIELDTEDPSVDYWVSQDGTTAGGTAPRASSLPGFWFEGEVVDFAYEGPIEVFIDNEHRDPDSLVDDTTAGPPLM; the protein is encoded by the coding sequence ATGAACCGCAGACAGACGCTCGGAGTCCTTGGGGCCGGCGCCGTCGGACTCCTCGGCATCGGGCGTGCACAAGAGTCGGAGCGTCCGAGCGAGGGCGGCCCGCCGGACCCCGAGAAATGGACGTTGGCGTTCGAGGACACCTTCGACGGCGGCACGCTCGACACCGACAACTGGGAGATCGGGTGGGGGTGGGGACGGAACACCTCGATCAGCGAAGCCCGGATCGTCGACGAGAACGTGACCGTAAGGGACGGTCGCCTCGTCCTCTCGGGGGGCCACGACGGCTCCGAGGTCTCGACCGGAGGCGTGAACACCAAAAACAAGGTGACGTTCGGGCCGGGAAGCTACCTCGAAGCCAAGATCCGGTTCGCCGACCGCGAGGGGTTCCACAACGCCTTTTGGTCGAAGCCCAACAGCGAGGCGTGGCCCCCTGAGATCGACGTCGTCGAACAGTGGCACGACGAGGATTCCCCGGCGCCGACGCGCCAGTCGCACCACCACCTCCACTACCCGACGTCGGCCGAACCGGGCGACGACGACACCCACGAGAACATCGGCGTGCGGTACGAGCCGGGTGACGACATCACCGAGAACTTCCACGTGTACGGCGCCGAGTGGCGCAGCGACCACGTCACCCATTACGTCGACCGGGAGCGGGTCCGGCGGTGGACCGACGAGACGATGCTGGAGTCGATGGCGAACGGCGCCCCGTTCTATATGATGGTAAACCTCCACATCAACAGCATCGGCTCCGCGGACATGGACGAGGAATGGACCGAGGTGATGGAGGTCGAGTGGGTCCGCCTGTGGCGGACGACCCTGTCCCAGACCGACCGCCGGTACTTCTGGGCACGGTCGAGCGGGGAAGAACCTGCCAAATTCGCCTTCAGAACCGACGGCGGTGCGATCGAGCTCGACACCGAGGACCCCTCGGTCGACTACTGGGTGTCCCAGGACGGGACTACGGCGGGGGGGACGGCCCCGCGAGCGAGTTCGCTCCCCGGCTTCTGGTTCGAGGGGGAGGTCGTTGACTTCGCGTACGAGGGACCCATCGAGGTGTTCATCGACAACGAACACCGGGACCCGGACTCGCTGGTCGACGACACGACGGCCGGCCCACCCCTCATGTGA
- a CDS encoding FkbM family methyltransferase, with protein MIRGSEAFSRAYGAGWRLALALVGRDVTATVGNVECTFRATTRSEYTRARTLGGERHVLAAFLADLQSDDVVWDLGACVGTYACFAARVADHVVAFEPEPTNRAALTANLRHNAPRGRWTVAATALNRDGSSAGLRSEFVEAGGGHHRLVDDRAADGSPVETAAGDDIAGTAFPSPDVVKIDVQGAELAVLEGLAETLHGVHTVYIEVHESMGDRYGDSPAHLEELLREAGFELDRLAGPTTNRAGVSFLRAVRS; from the coding sequence ATGATCCGGGGATCTGAGGCGTTCTCGCGCGCATACGGTGCCGGATGGCGGCTCGCGCTCGCGCTTGTCGGGCGCGACGTGACCGCCACCGTGGGCAACGTCGAGTGTACGTTCCGCGCCACCACGAGATCGGAGTACACTCGCGCGCGGACGCTCGGCGGCGAGCGACACGTCCTCGCGGCGTTTCTTGCTGACCTCCAGTCCGACGACGTCGTCTGGGATCTGGGCGCTTGTGTGGGCACATACGCCTGTTTCGCCGCTCGGGTCGCCGACCACGTCGTCGCATTCGAGCCCGAACCGACGAACCGCGCCGCGCTCACCGCCAACCTCCGTCACAACGCGCCGAGGGGGCGCTGGACGGTCGCCGCCACGGCGCTCAACCGCGATGGATCGTCCGCCGGCCTCCGCTCGGAGTTCGTCGAGGCGGGCGGCGGCCACCACCGTCTCGTCGACGACCGGGCGGCCGATGGATCGCCGGTCGAGACGGCTGCGGGCGACGACATCGCCGGCACGGCGTTCCCGTCCCCCGATGTCGTTAAAATCGACGTCCAAGGGGCCGAACTCGCGGTACTCGAGGGACTGGCCGAGACGCTCCATGGCGTCCACACGGTGTACATCGAAGTCCACGAGTCGATGGGTGACCGCTACGGCGACTCGCCGGCCCACCTAGAGGAACTGCTCCGGGAGGCGGGGTTCGAGTTGGATCGCCTCGCCGGACCGACGACGAATCGGGCGGGCGTGTCATTTCTGCGGGCGGTTCGTTCGTAA
- a CDS encoding DUF2206 domain-containing protein, which produces MAQSARQTQLASWVSSEPLVGGVIALLSLYWVCLLVSGFLPAAVVPLALLTVPLVTLVPGGLLTILLDLTPRSVSGFAVYAVSLGVATVTVLVVATSVMFPLVGIERPLSPVVFGSVLTVTIAALTAGVYRRGTTVPRLRRPRPFPMAVALVALPSVAALAAGIMNRTGSAVGMYVLVASIVAVVLLTPTEYVPRSLYPLTVFSVGTATLLHRNLLTSYVLGADVQGLVATAERVAAAGVWSPEVSGVAVPAVTAVPAAVAALSGLGVHTTFKLFNVFAFAFVPLGVYLLGRDVFDETVGLYGALLLVFYHYTFAVTPGKQLISQLFVVGLLLTLRANDRGVVDDARTVIAVALPATGLIFAHYGTTYAIGTALLAASVVVTMANVRIDGYERRLDIAVPALLLLAATAWYWAADADTLAVLVSIPAVAVDQTTALLFAQSTAEGSGASYVASQTGPIEMLNVLLYVVVTVLLVVGVAARGLVSVNLLRRGEAPADLDYTALAVPLVALLAASYLLSLNLWADRVYQLVLVVLAPFVPYGYRVLDRGAERIGDRWRSPTWGFLATLLAALIVVNSGAAFALTGSASTSTFNPHANDRVFDGQDRAGVSWIGVHANITDVDPERSSDESRVSVDDPGNVQVFTDSVSAQLFRSMLPAEYTTVDVVVFKSEWRPVFDRDSIRDGYVYLRRPAVKEAAETGELPPTSISRRNARSITVSENVVYSNGVVEVVQTGNATG; this is translated from the coding sequence ATGGCGCAGTCCGCTCGTCAGACCCAGCTGGCTTCCTGGGTCTCCTCGGAACCGCTCGTGGGGGGCGTGATCGCGCTCCTGTCGTTGTACTGGGTCTGTCTACTCGTCTCGGGGTTCCTTCCTGCCGCGGTCGTTCCGCTCGCGCTGCTCACGGTACCGCTGGTGACGCTCGTTCCGGGCGGCTTGCTGACGATCCTGTTGGACCTCACCCCGCGGTCGGTGTCCGGATTCGCGGTGTACGCCGTCTCGCTCGGCGTGGCCACGGTCACGGTGCTCGTCGTCGCGACGAGCGTCATGTTCCCCCTGGTCGGCATCGAACGCCCCCTCTCGCCGGTCGTCTTCGGTTCCGTGTTGACCGTGACCATCGCCGCCCTCACGGCCGGGGTGTACCGGCGGGGCACCACGGTCCCCCGGTTGCGCCGACCGCGACCGTTCCCGATGGCCGTCGCGCTCGTCGCGCTCCCGTCAGTCGCTGCGCTCGCTGCGGGGATCATGAACCGGACGGGAAGCGCCGTCGGGATGTACGTGCTCGTCGCCTCCATCGTGGCGGTGGTGCTGCTCACGCCGACCGAGTACGTGCCGCGCTCGCTGTACCCGCTCACGGTGTTCTCGGTGGGGACGGCGACGCTGCTGCACCGGAACCTCCTCACCTCCTACGTCCTGGGTGCGGACGTACAGGGCCTCGTCGCCACCGCCGAGCGAGTGGCCGCAGCCGGCGTCTGGTCGCCCGAGGTGTCTGGCGTCGCTGTCCCGGCGGTGACCGCGGTCCCGGCGGCGGTCGCAGCGTTGAGCGGACTCGGCGTCCACACTACGTTCAAGCTGTTCAACGTGTTCGCGTTCGCGTTCGTCCCTCTCGGCGTCTACCTCCTCGGGCGCGACGTGTTCGACGAGACGGTCGGGCTGTACGGGGCGCTGTTGCTCGTGTTCTACCACTACACCTTCGCCGTCACGCCGGGCAAACAGCTGATCTCGCAACTGTTCGTCGTCGGCCTCCTCCTGACGCTCCGGGCGAACGACCGCGGGGTAGTCGACGACGCACGCACCGTCATCGCCGTCGCGCTCCCCGCGACGGGGCTGATCTTCGCACACTACGGCACCACCTACGCCATCGGGACGGCGCTGCTCGCCGCGTCAGTCGTTGTGACGATGGCGAACGTCCGGATCGACGGGTACGAGCGGCGCCTCGACATCGCCGTGCCGGCGCTGCTCCTGTTGGCCGCGACCGCCTGGTACTGGGCCGCCGACGCCGACACGCTGGCGGTGCTAGTGTCGATACCTGCGGTCGCGGTCGACCAGACGACCGCCCTCCTGTTCGCGCAGTCGACCGCCGAGGGGTCGGGTGCGAGCTACGTCGCGAGCCAGACGGGCCCGATCGAGATGCTCAACGTCCTCCTGTACGTCGTGGTTACGGTGCTGCTGGTCGTCGGGGTCGCCGCTCGGGGACTCGTCTCGGTCAACTTGCTTCGTCGGGGTGAGGCGCCGGCAGACCTCGACTACACCGCCCTTGCGGTCCCGCTGGTCGCGCTGCTGGCGGCCTCGTACCTCCTCTCGCTCAACCTTTGGGCCGACCGCGTTTACCAACTCGTGCTCGTCGTCCTCGCCCCCTTCGTCCCGTACGGCTACCGCGTCCTCGACCGGGGCGCCGAGCGCATCGGTGACCGGTGGCGCAGCCCCACGTGGGGGTTCCTCGCGACGCTGCTCGCGGCCCTGATCGTCGTCAACTCCGGGGCTGCGTTCGCGCTGACCGGATCGGCGTCGACGTCGACGTTCAACCCCCATGCGAACGATCGGGTGTTCGACGGCCAGGACCGCGCGGGCGTCTCGTGGATCGGTGTCCACGCGAACATCACCGACGTCGACCCCGAACGGTCGTCGGACGAGTCGCGGGTGTCCGTGGACGACCCGGGCAACGTGCAAGTGTTCACTGACTCGGTGAGCGCCCAGCTATTCCGGTCGATGCTGCCGGCCGAGTACACTACCGTGGACGTGGTCGTGTTCAAAAGCGAGTGGCGACCGGTGTTCGACCGTGACAGCATCCGGGACGGGTATGTCTACCTCCGTCGGCCAGCAGTGAAGGAGGCGGCAGAAACGGGTGAGCTCCCGCCGACCTCGATCAGCCGTCGCAACGCACGGTCGATCACCGTCAGTGAGAACGTCGTCTACAGCAACGGCGTGGTCGAGGTCGTGCAGACTGGAAACGCGACCGGGTGA
- a CDS encoding oligosaccharide flippase family protein, which translates to MDLGRSTLKVLVARTANAFVFFGAITYFTRTLPADRVSAFFLYLALIGLLSIPADVGMRGALEKRLSEGDAPGETLGSALAFKAVTLAVVCVAVLALGPLIESALGMPFTGLLVAGLVAQELGRTYLSVVRGELRVGDTAPIELVRRVVWVGIAVTLVSRGWGVRGILIGHVVGRTVEFCWAFLHCRTPIGRPSVEQIRSLFAFSKYQTVTSVGGRVYQWMDVVIIGLLLSGTYVSAYEVAWQVTLLVLLLSKSIELNIFPQISRWDSEASTERIESTISRAVGIVLFVSVPALVGAAIYAEEVLSLFFGPEYVIASVVLVILMAEKTFQSYNDIVGTSIRALDRPDLSAKAIVVSVGLNLVASPLLILTIGFEGAALATGGAWFVNALMQTRYLSRFVELTFPVRLVGWYAVASLAMAGVLLAIRQVVPVDGLVVLLAQVALGVCVYLAVSAAIPRVRDSVIAPGMSVVRG; encoded by the coding sequence ATGGACCTCGGTCGGTCGACGCTGAAGGTGCTGGTGGCGCGGACCGCCAACGCGTTCGTCTTCTTCGGCGCGATCACCTACTTCACGCGCACCCTGCCCGCCGACCGGGTGAGCGCATTCTTCCTGTATCTCGCGCTGATCGGGTTGTTGTCGATCCCCGCGGACGTGGGAATGCGGGGTGCCCTAGAGAAACGCCTCTCGGAGGGCGACGCGCCCGGGGAGACGCTCGGGTCGGCGCTGGCGTTCAAGGCCGTGACTCTCGCGGTCGTCTGCGTGGCGGTGCTGGCCCTGGGACCGCTCATCGAGTCCGCGCTGGGGATGCCGTTCACCGGCCTGCTCGTCGCCGGTCTGGTCGCCCAAGAGCTGGGGCGGACGTACCTCAGTGTGGTCAGGGGCGAACTCCGCGTCGGCGACACCGCCCCGATCGAACTCGTCCGGCGCGTGGTGTGGGTCGGCATCGCCGTGACGCTCGTGAGTCGCGGCTGGGGTGTCCGCGGCATTCTGATCGGCCACGTCGTCGGTCGGACCGTGGAGTTCTGCTGGGCGTTCCTCCACTGTCGGACACCGATCGGCCGCCCCTCGGTCGAACAGATCCGATCGCTGTTTGCCTTCTCGAAGTACCAGACGGTCACCTCCGTCGGCGGGCGCGTCTACCAGTGGATGGACGTCGTGATCATCGGTCTCCTGCTGTCGGGAACGTACGTGAGCGCCTACGAAGTGGCGTGGCAGGTGACGCTGCTGGTGTTGCTGCTCAGCAAGTCGATCGAACTCAACATCTTTCCCCAGATCAGCCGGTGGGACTCGGAGGCGTCGACCGAGCGAATCGAGTCGACCATCTCGCGAGCGGTCGGGATCGTCCTGTTCGTGTCGGTGCCCGCGCTCGTCGGCGCCGCAATCTACGCCGAGGAGGTGCTCTCGCTGTTCTTCGGGCCGGAGTACGTCATCGCCTCGGTGGTCCTCGTGATCCTCATGGCCGAGAAGACGTTCCAGTCGTACAACGACATCGTGGGGACGTCGATCCGGGCGCTCGACAGACCGGACCTGTCCGCGAAAGCGATCGTCGTCTCCGTGGGCTTGAACCTCGTCGCCAGCCCCCTGCTCATCCTGACAATCGGGTTCGAAGGCGCCGCCCTCGCCACCGGCGGGGCGTGGTTCGTCAACGCCCTCATGCAGACGCGGTACCTGTCGCGGTTCGTCGAGTTGACGTTCCCCGTGCGGCTGGTCGGCTGGTACGCGGTCGCGTCGCTCGCGATGGCCGGCGTCCTCCTCGCAATCCGGCAGGTTGTCCCGGTCGACGGACTCGTCGTGCTGCTCGCGCAGGTCGCGCTGGGGGTCTGCGTGTATCTGGCCGTCTCCGCGGCGATTCCGCGGGTTCGCGACAGCGTCATCGCCCCCGGTATGTCAGTAGTACGAGGTTGA
- a CDS encoding glycoside hydrolase family 16 protein translates to MVFEDDFSGTSLDSDNWGVGFGWGTRTNSPEVITADHVNVEDSMLKLTADHEGTEINAGAINSKNRFYTGPGSYWEARIKAPKRVGYLPAFWSKPNSEDWPPEIDFFELFSTDDRSDVWSTANYNVHYSRSTDPGDNSTHDAQPVHYNTGVDLTRDFHIYGCRWLSDRVDFYFDGNHVGSVTDETTMEALRRGAPFYMMCNIHIDRTGTTDKSEPWTEPDDTMFVDWVRVWELDGSSDGSTTEEPTEEPTDEGDHYVWFRSADGGEATFEFGASGGNIHYDTSGQEADYQIADDRESASGTVARTSNLPGFWYDGEIDQFSYSGPLDVFIDNEAVDPDSLVTESTEEPTEEPTDGDHYLWVRSGDGSAAEFVFETSGGNVHYDSSGQEADYWIGDDAMLGGGTVARTSSLPGFWYDGEIIDFSYEGSLDVFIDNEAVDPDTLVDPNRPGPYAPGELPNTITIDGSVSSGSADYSLTVSDAIAPAKAMNAEDSIEGATATGAVGGGSDAYRYSGSIKEFVLDGDAGVVVDGSELSRITIERAPESKGNVRYLIETSGTLIHGEPSSAEPDEVEGGKAYGRVKGDADEYWLRDGSLVDVSTFRGEVVVTVDGTVVDASD, encoded by the coding sequence GTGGTGTTCGAGGATGACTTCTCCGGGACGTCGCTCGACTCGGACAACTGGGGGGTCGGCTTCGGCTGGGGGACACGGACGAACTCCCCCGAGGTGATCACGGCCGACCACGTGAACGTCGAGGATTCGATGTTGAAGCTGACCGCCGACCACGAGGGCACCGAGATCAACGCGGGGGCGATCAACTCCAAGAACCGGTTCTACACTGGCCCCGGCAGTTACTGGGAGGCGCGGATCAAGGCACCGAAACGTGTCGGCTATCTCCCAGCGTTCTGGTCGAAGCCCAACAGTGAGGACTGGCCGCCGGAGATCGACTTCTTCGAACTGTTCTCCACTGACGACCGCTCCGACGTGTGGTCGACGGCGAACTACAACGTCCACTACAGCCGGTCGACTGACCCCGGCGACAACTCTACACATGACGCCCAGCCCGTCCACTACAACACAGGCGTGGATCTCACTCGGGACTTCCACATCTACGGGTGCAGGTGGCTCTCGGACCGAGTCGACTTCTACTTCGACGGCAACCACGTCGGGTCGGTCACCGACGAGACGACGATGGAGGCGCTGCGTCGCGGTGCGCCGTTCTACATGATGTGCAACATCCACATCGACCGGACCGGCACCACGGACAAGTCTGAGCCGTGGACCGAACCCGACGATACGATGTTCGTCGACTGGGTCCGCGTCTGGGAACTCGACGGCAGCTCCGACGGATCGACGACGGAGGAACCGACTGAGGAGCCCACCGATGAGGGCGACCACTACGTCTGGTTCCGGTCGGCCGACGGCGGCGAAGCCACCTTCGAGTTCGGTGCCAGCGGCGGCAACATCCACTACGACACCAGCGGCCAGGAGGCGGACTACCAGATCGCGGACGACCGCGAATCCGCCAGCGGGACCGTGGCGCGGACGAGCAACCTGCCTGGCTTCTGGTACGACGGCGAGATCGATCAGTTCAGCTACTCCGGCCCGCTCGACGTGTTCATCGACAACGAGGCGGTCGACCCCGACTCGCTGGTTACCGAGTCGACCGAGGAGCCGACCGAGGAGCCGACCGACGGCGACCACTACCTGTGGGTTCGCTCGGGCGACGGCTCGGCGGCGGAGTTCGTCTTCGAGACGAGCGGCGGCAACGTCCACTACGACAGTAGCGGCCAGGAAGCCGACTACTGGATCGGCGACGACGCGATGCTGGGCGGCGGCACCGTGGCGCGGACGAGCAGCCTCCCCGGCTTCTGGTACGACGGCGAGATCATTGACTTCAGCTACGAGGGGTCGCTCGACGTGTTCATCGACAACGAGGCGGTCGACCCGGACACGCTCGTCGACCCGAACAGACCCGGTCCCTACGCGCCGGGCGAGCTCCCGAACACCATCACAATTGACGGGAGCGTCTCCAGCGGGAGCGCGGACTACTCGCTGACGGTGTCGGACGCCATTGCACCGGCCAAGGCGATGAACGCCGAGGACTCGATCGAGGGGGCGACTGCGACCGGCGCCGTCGGCGGCGGCTCCGACGCCTACCGGTACAGCGGCTCGATCAAGGAGTTCGTGCTTGACGGTGACGCCGGCGTCGTCGTCGACGGGAGCGAACTCAGCCGGATCACCATCGAACGCGCCCCCGAGAGCAAGGGGAACGTGCGCTACCTCATCGAGACGAGCGGGACGCTCATCCACGGCGAACCGTCGTCGGCCGAGCCCGACGAGGTTGAGGGCGGGAAGGCCTACGGACGAGTCAAAGGCGACGCCGACGAGTACTGGCTCCGCGACGGATCGCTCGTGGACGTGTCCACGTTCCGCGGCGAGGTGGTCGTGACGGTCGACGGCACGGTGGTCGACGCGTCCGACTGA
- a CDS encoding glycosyltransferase family 2 protein, translating into MTSSGRSQTDSKPLVSYVIATYGRPDELVDAVESVVAQDYRPLELFVVGDTAPAVRAMFEEGGRFDRDWIEFTREAERTSPAHSKNVGFERASGEYLIHIDDDAELADPDATRTVLDVFDRHPDVGVISFQSKDPETHEVKLEETPDTPVPGMEPTRPYLAPNFVGVGAAIRRSVLETAGTYPDEFGYGFEEMDLSLRVHDTGYDILYTPEVVVYHKKSDAGRIPDLETKERLVENRINIAVRNLPWRYVFFTALIWSVYAIVNTRRIRSLVRIYTRIYRKHESLLEARSVVSPATIARIKSRKTMLFLWWYGPHPRRIVGPNGELDRLTWEN; encoded by the coding sequence GTGACGAGTTCCGGGCGGTCCCAGACGGACTCGAAGCCGCTCGTCTCCTACGTCATCGCAACCTACGGCCGACCGGACGAACTCGTCGACGCCGTCGAGTCGGTCGTCGCCCAGGACTACCGGCCGCTCGAACTGTTCGTCGTCGGCGACACGGCGCCGGCGGTTCGCGCGATGTTCGAGGAGGGCGGGCGCTTCGACCGCGACTGGATCGAGTTCACGAGGGAGGCCGAGCGCACCAGTCCGGCGCACTCGAAGAACGTCGGGTTCGAGCGGGCGAGCGGGGAGTACCTGATCCACATCGACGACGACGCGGAGCTCGCGGACCCCGACGCGACGCGGACGGTCCTCGACGTGTTCGACCGGCACCCGGACGTCGGGGTCATCTCGTTTCAGAGCAAGGACCCCGAGACGCACGAGGTGAAACTCGAAGAGACGCCCGACACGCCGGTTCCTGGGATGGAGCCGACGCGACCGTACCTGGCGCCGAACTTCGTCGGCGTGGGCGCGGCGATACGGCGGTCCGTGTTGGAGACCGCCGGCACCTACCCCGACGAGTTCGGCTACGGGTTCGAGGAGATGGACCTCTCCTTGCGCGTCCACGACACCGGCTACGACATCCTCTACACGCCGGAGGTCGTCGTCTACCACAAGAAGTCGGACGCCGGGCGGATCCCCGACCTGGAGACGAAAGAGCGCCTCGTGGAGAACCGCATCAACATCGCGGTGCGAAACCTCCCGTGGCGGTACGTGTTCTTCACGGCGCTGATCTGGTCGGTGTACGCGATCGTGAACACGCGCCGTATCCGGTCGCTGGTTCGGATCTACACCCGGATCTACCGAAAACACGAGTCGCTGCTGGAGGCACGCTCGGTTGTGAGTCCGGCGACGATCGCCCGCATCAAATCCCGCAAGACGATGTTGTTCCTCTGGTGGTACGGGCCGCACCCGCGCCGGATCGTCGGCCCCAACGGCGAACTCGACCGCCTGACCTGGGAGAACTGA
- a CDS encoding glycosyltransferase family 2 protein gives MGLIANEGNAEWIAFAIVRARASGHTPIAAGPPTGDWREYAADLGAIVIEYDDAPVEHSPKDLLIEAARERGFPGIVVHDGRGDRIDLDYSIAKLLEGDSYAVEAVTGPVIETARVLAGIPAYNEASTIGDVVRDVSQYVDSVLVVDDGSDDRTVEEAREAGAVVVEHGRNRGYGGALKTIFEQAARTGVDHLVVLDADSQHDPADVPRLIETQRQEGADLVIGSRFVEGGTTDAPLYRRFGLIVVNSLTNIGAGAIRPRNWVNDTQSGFRAYSRDLIESLAADDTIADRMSASTDILNHAVSRGCSVVEVGTDVSYDVEEANTRHPLAHGLTLVHNLLLTFERRRPVSTLGVPGFASWLVGVWVSYQLLVRFSTTGDLNFTTGVVAAILMFVGLVACLGAVVCHALSLFDE, from the coding sequence GTGGGATTGATCGCGAACGAAGGGAATGCCGAGTGGATCGCCTTTGCGATCGTCCGAGCACGCGCAAGCGGCCACACGCCGATTGCGGCGGGACCACCAACGGGTGACTGGCGAGAGTACGCCGCCGACCTGGGCGCGATCGTCATCGAGTACGACGACGCCCCGGTCGAACACTCGCCCAAAGATCTGCTGATCGAGGCCGCCCGGGAGCGCGGGTTCCCAGGCATCGTCGTCCACGACGGTCGAGGCGACCGGATCGACCTCGACTACAGCATCGCCAAGCTCCTCGAAGGAGACTCCTACGCGGTCGAAGCGGTCACAGGTCCCGTCATCGAGACCGCCCGCGTCTTAGCGGGGATCCCAGCGTACAACGAGGCGTCGACGATCGGCGACGTCGTCCGAGATGTCTCGCAGTACGTCGACTCTGTGCTCGTGGTTGACGACGGGAGTGACGACCGAACCGTTGAAGAAGCACGCGAAGCGGGCGCCGTGGTGGTCGAACACGGACGAAACCGCGGGTACGGCGGTGCACTCAAGACGATCTTCGAGCAGGCTGCACGAACCGGCGTCGACCACCTCGTCGTCCTTGATGCCGACAGTCAACACGACCCTGCGGACGTGCCGCGACTGATCGAGACCCAGCGCCAGGAGGGTGCCGACCTCGTCATCGGAAGCCGATTCGTTGAGGGAGGCACGACTGACGCGCCGCTGTACCGCCGGTTCGGGCTGATAGTAGTAAACTCGCTGACAAATATCGGTGCGGGTGCCATCCGGCCGCGAAACTGGGTCAACGATACGCAAAGCGGCTTCCGCGCCTACTCTCGCGACCTGATCGAGAGTCTCGCGGCTGACGACACCATCGCCGACCGCATGAGCGCCAGCACCGACATCCTGAACCACGCCGTCTCACGGGGCTGCTCTGTCGTCGAGGTTGGGACGGATGTGAGCTACGATGTCGAGGAGGCGAACACGAGACACCCGCTTGCGCACGGACTGACGCTGGTACACAACCTCTTGTTGACGTTCGAACGCCGGCGGCCGGTGTCGACCCTTGGAGTCCCCGGGTTCGCAAGTTGGCTCGTCGGCGTCTGGGTCAGCTATCAACTGTTGGTCCGCTTCTCGACGACGGGAGATCTCAACTTCACGACTGGCGTAGTCGCGGCGATCCTCATGTTCGTCGGGCTAGTAGCCTGTCTCGGGGCTGTCGTGTGTCACGCGCTGTCACTGTTCGACGAGTGA